The sequence GTCAAGGAGAGTCTATATACGAAGTTAACGCTGACCTTTGCACAGATTGTGGTTCATGCGCTGATGTATGTCCTGTAGACGCGGCTCAAGCAGAATAATAGAATAAAACAATAAAAGCGACCTCATAGAGGTCGCTTTTTATTGCTTGTTGATGTTTTTGTGG is a genomic window of Alkalibaculum bacchi containing:
- a CDS encoding DUF362 domain-containing protein translates to MAYTISEDCISCGSCESECPVEAISQGESIYEVNADLCTDCGSCADVCPVDAAQAE